Proteins co-encoded in one Acinetobacter lwoffii genomic window:
- the rpoD gene encoding RNA polymerase sigma factor RpoD, which translates to MSDMTSPTSQVAALISRGKEQGYLTFAEVNDHLPDSITESEQIEDIIQMLNDVGIPVHDRAPESDDTMFEDTAEAADEVAEEEAAAVLASVENEPGRTTDPVRMYMREMGTVELLTREGEISIAKRIEEGIRDVLHSIAYWPNAVEVVLQEYKDYEAGERRLADLLSGYLDPESDEEIPEVLEEEAVLAEDETDSKKSTKDVKLDDDEEEEEADSDDESEADSGPDPEIAKARFTELENAWLNTKATIEKHGRDSKQAEEALQALATVFMMFKFTPRLFDIISEMIRGTHDQIRGAEREVMRYAVRRGRMDRTQFRTSFPGQESNPAWLDEQIAKTPADQKAYLEKVRPDVLAFQQKIADIEKELGLDVKGIKDIAKRMAVGEAKARRAKKEMVEANLRLVISIAKKYTNRGLQFLDLIQEGNIGLMKAVDKFEYRRGYKFSTYATWWIRQAITRSIADQARTIRIPVHMIETINKINRVSRQLLQEMGREPTPEELGERLEMDEVKVRKVLKIAKEPISMETPIGDDEDSHLGDFIEDSNITSPIDAATSEGLKEATREVLENLTEREAKVLKMRFGIDMPTDHTLEEVGKQFDVTRERIRQIEAKALRKLRHPSRSEHLRSFLEND; encoded by the coding sequence ATGAGCGATATGACTTCCCCTACTTCTCAAGTAGCGGCTCTGATTAGCCGAGGCAAAGAACAAGGTTATTTAACCTTCGCTGAGGTTAACGATCATCTGCCGGACTCCATCACAGAAAGCGAGCAGATTGAAGACATCATTCAGATGCTGAATGACGTTGGTATTCCGGTACATGATCGCGCGCCTGAATCTGATGATACGATGTTCGAAGATACTGCAGAAGCGGCGGATGAAGTTGCAGAAGAAGAAGCTGCAGCCGTACTTGCCTCGGTAGAAAACGAGCCAGGTCGTACCACTGACCCTGTACGTATGTATATGCGTGAGATGGGTACAGTAGAACTTCTGACTCGTGAAGGCGAAATCAGCATCGCAAAACGCATCGAAGAAGGTATTCGTGATGTTTTGCACTCGATTGCTTACTGGCCGAATGCGGTAGAAGTGGTACTGCAAGAATACAAAGATTATGAAGCGGGTGAACGCCGTCTTGCTGACCTTTTATCAGGTTATTTAGATCCTGAATCAGATGAAGAAATTCCTGAAGTTCTAGAAGAAGAAGCGGTTCTTGCTGAAGATGAGACTGACTCGAAAAAATCGACCAAAGATGTAAAACTGGACGATGATGAAGAGGAAGAAGAAGCAGATTCTGATGATGAATCAGAAGCAGATTCTGGTCCAGATCCTGAAATTGCTAAAGCGCGTTTTACTGAATTGGAAAATGCGTGGCTGAATACCAAAGCAACTATTGAAAAACATGGTCGTGACAGCAAACAGGCTGAAGAAGCTTTGCAGGCACTTGCAACTGTATTCATGATGTTCAAATTTACCCCGCGTCTATTTGATATCATTTCTGAAATGATTCGTGGTACCCATGATCAAATTCGTGGTGCAGAACGTGAAGTGATGCGTTATGCAGTACGTCGTGGCCGTATGGATCGCACCCAGTTCCGTACCAGCTTCCCGGGCCAAGAATCGAATCCAGCCTGGTTAGATGAGCAGATCGCAAAAACACCTGCAGACCAGAAAGCTTATCTGGAAAAAGTACGTCCAGACGTATTGGCCTTCCAGCAAAAAATTGCCGATATCGAGAAAGAGCTTGGCCTTGATGTAAAAGGCATTAAAGACATTGCCAAACGTATGGCCGTCGGTGAAGCCAAAGCACGTCGTGCCAAGAAAGAAATGGTTGAAGCGAACTTGCGTCTGGTCATTTCGATTGCGAAGAAATATACCAACCGTGGCTTGCAATTCCTGGATCTGATTCAGGAAGGTAACATCGGTCTGATGAAAGCCGTAGACAAGTTTGAATACCGTCGTGGTTATAAATTCTCGACTTATGCGACCTGGTGGATTCGTCAGGCGATTACCCGTTCGATCGCGGATCAGGCACGTACCATTCGTATTCCGGTACACATGATTGAAACGATCAACAAGATCAACCGTGTATCTCGTCAGCTTCTACAGGAAATGGGTCGTGAACCGACTCCTGAAGAACTGGGCGAACGTCTGGAAATGGACGAAGTTAAAGTACGTAAAGTACTGAAAATCGCCAAAGAACCAATTTCGATGGAAACACCGATCGGTGATGATGAAGATTCGCATCTGGGTGACTTCATTGAAGACAGCAACATCACTTCACCAATTGATGCGGCAACGTCTGAAGGCCTGAAAGAAGCGACACGTGAAGTTCTGGAAAACCTGACTGAACGTGAAGCCAAAGTCCTAAAAATGCGTTTTGGTATCGACATGCCGACTGACCATACTTTGGAAGAGGTGGGCAAACAGTTTGACGTAACACGTGAACGTATTCGTCAGATTGAAGCGAAAGCGCTGCGTAAACTTCGCCATCCATCGCGTTCAGAACACTTACGTTCATTCCTTGAGAATGATTAA
- a CDS encoding PA3496 family putative envelope integrity protein, with the protein MSSTDFELDDNFGEDDVNFDEASSKLSAKESLEKRRLIDDLLTQRRLERELKDFDYDFDDDDDFDDED; encoded by the coding sequence GTGTCTTCTACAGATTTTGAACTAGATGATAACTTCGGTGAAGATGATGTTAATTTCGATGAGGCTTCTAGCAAGCTCAGTGCTAAAGAGTCGTTGGAAAAACGTCGTCTGATCGATGATCTGCTGACCCAACGTCGTTTAGAGCGCGAACTCAAAGATTTTGACTATGACTTCGACGATGATGACGATTTTGACGACGAAGATTAA
- the trhO gene encoding oxygen-dependent tRNA uridine(34) hydroxylase TrhO, whose translation MNATVEQLAPVEQQATTGWVVAALYQFKEVQDPADLQQRLLDLVKSINLCGTLIVAGEGINGTVAGDRASIDQIHQFLLNEGFNEMEYKESDSSEKPFRKMKIKLKKEIVTLGVEVKPRDLVGHYLDPKEWNELIARDDVILVDTRNDYEYKAGTFKGAIDPKTESFREFPEYVKNNLEQHKDKKIAMFCTGGIRCEKSTSLLLQEGFTEVYHLKGGILKYLEETPAEESMWEGECFVFDGRTAVTHGVEEGQNTKCHACGWPLLPEEVALPSYEHGVSCVYCIDKTSEKQKEGFRMRQSQILAAKRKRL comes from the coding sequence ATGAACGCTACTGTAGAACAGCTTGCACCTGTAGAACAGCAAGCGACGACTGGTTGGGTTGTTGCCGCACTTTATCAATTCAAAGAAGTTCAAGATCCTGCCGATCTTCAGCAACGTCTTTTGGACCTGGTAAAATCCATCAACCTTTGCGGTACTCTAATTGTGGCAGGTGAAGGCATTAACGGTACGGTTGCAGGCGACCGTGCATCGATTGATCAAATTCACCAGTTCCTTCTAAATGAAGGTTTTAACGAAATGGAATACAAAGAATCTGACAGTTCTGAAAAGCCATTCCGTAAGATGAAAATTAAATTAAAAAAAGAAATCGTGACTTTAGGCGTGGAAGTAAAACCGCGTGATTTAGTCGGTCACTATCTTGATCCAAAAGAATGGAACGAACTGATTGCACGTGATGACGTGATTCTGGTCGATACACGTAACGATTACGAATACAAAGCCGGCACTTTCAAAGGCGCAATTGACCCGAAAACTGAAAGCTTCCGCGAATTCCCTGAATACGTGAAAAATAATCTGGAACAGCACAAAGACAAGAAGATTGCGATGTTCTGTACAGGTGGTATTCGTTGTGAAAAATCAACCTCTTTACTTCTTCAAGAAGGCTTCACTGAAGTTTATCACCTGAAAGGCGGTATTTTGAAATACCTGGAAGAAACCCCGGCTGAAGAAAGCATGTGGGAAGGTGAATGCTTCGTGTTTGATGGTCGTACTGCCGTAACGCACGGTGTTGAAGAAGGCCAAAACACCAAGTGTCATGCGTGTGGCTGGCCTTTACTTCCAGAAGAAGTTGCCCTCCCAAGTTATGAACATGGTGTCTCTTGTGTGTACTGTATTGACAAAACCTCGGAGAAACAAAAAGAAGGTTTCCGTATGCGTCAATCACAAATTTTAGCAGCAAAACGCAAACGCCTCTAA
- the ribB gene encoding 3,4-dihydroxy-2-butanone-4-phosphate synthase → MSSLIQPEIFFSALAPAEQRILQALEDLRQGKPVLVMDDFDRENEADLIVAAETLTIETMARMIRDGSGIVCLCLTDELANHLELPPMVQDNSSQFKTAFTVSIEAVEGVTTGVSAKDRTTTIKTAIKDGAVASDLNRPGHVFPLRAREGGVLTRRGHTEGTIDLARLAGLKPAGVLCELTNPDGSMASGIQVLSYAQTHQLSLITIDELVQYRQQHNI, encoded by the coding sequence ATGTCAAGTTTGATTCAACCCGAAATTTTCTTTTCTGCTTTAGCCCCTGCTGAACAACGTATCCTTCAGGCACTCGAAGATCTCCGCCAAGGCAAACCTGTCTTGGTCATGGATGATTTTGACCGTGAAAATGAAGCCGATCTGATTGTGGCAGCTGAAACTTTAACTATAGAAACCATGGCGCGTATGATTCGTGATGGTTCCGGCATCGTTTGCTTATGTCTGACTGATGAGCTGGCAAACCATTTAGAGTTACCACCAATGGTACAAGATAACTCTAGCCAGTTTAAAACTGCCTTTACTGTAAGTATTGAAGCAGTAGAGGGTGTAACAACCGGTGTTTCTGCCAAAGACCGCACGACTACAATTAAAACAGCGATTAAAGACGGCGCAGTTGCCAGTGATCTGAATCGTCCTGGTCATGTATTCCCATTACGCGCCCGTGAAGGTGGTGTCTTAACCCGGCGTGGTCATACTGAAGGTACTATTGACCTTGCGCGTCTGGCTGGTTTAAAACCTGCCGGCGTGTTGTGTGAACTGACTAATCCGGATGGCAGCATGGCTTCTGGTATTCAAGTTCTCTCGTATGCACAGACGCATCAACTGAGCCTAATTACCATTGATGAACTGGTACAGTACCGCCAGCAACACAATATATAA
- a CDS encoding DUF2157 domain-containing protein, whose protein sequence is MHKTELIRNNQFSPLLFCNVEVLRYLKILGLALITVSLLYLMAANWWMLPDPVQLAIPMLILLCSATASIYFDQQEWVRQSLDTVSGLMLGLSLAMIGQIYQTGADSYLLFLLWSALLLPWLYRSNIGIFVMLCVVSQLTLYLYFKQSFWMGRAEGLYLLGLNLLTALSFAYAMRYYALLRFLFIAFVIVISISSMMQFIHHSKLIYLTSSVVLPTGAAFYFYRKHQALEAILLIAGLAASVSLWVFELVENQLTNSATGLFVLAVLIFGWFALISFALNRIFPQTKFSVIPLALGAWISGIILAVLLLTYWEAFSILMGIIFIGIAWKLLGQQASVFMHQFAYCLWICGQAAVLIHTELLTDSMVVVWLLQLLMLGLTTIKRMHWSILTLQLLMTHALAIVVLVLENSFKHDDMVISIILSLNYVIFIGIFLTARYWQSSHYQKSIFLWMIAMLTGSAVVQAVTGLEHWHSIGQISFDQVLLFYILPSLLLFSFIWQNWQQFSEKWLWLIPVLGLLLILLGYFEIFIIMLLMAWAVVYQQRLMQALSILLLIFWLWMLYYNLGLSFLVKSLTIFISGLMVWCMVYGLKQVRIRPGQEETA, encoded by the coding sequence ATGCATAAAACTGAGCTGATCCGAAATAATCAATTTTCGCCCTTGCTGTTCTGCAATGTAGAAGTACTACGTTATTTAAAAATCTTGGGCTTGGCACTCATCACGGTCAGTTTGCTGTATTTAATGGCAGCGAACTGGTGGATGCTGCCGGATCCGGTTCAGCTGGCAATCCCGATGCTGATTTTACTCTGTAGTGCAACAGCAAGTATTTACTTCGACCAGCAGGAATGGGTGAGACAGAGTCTGGATACAGTATCTGGTCTCATGCTGGGTTTAAGTCTGGCAATGATTGGGCAGATTTATCAAACTGGCGCAGATAGTTATCTGTTATTTTTGCTCTGGTCAGCCTTGCTCTTACCATGGCTCTATCGCTCCAATATTGGCATTTTTGTCATGCTTTGCGTAGTGAGCCAGCTGACGTTGTATCTGTATTTTAAACAGAGCTTCTGGATGGGAAGAGCAGAAGGGTTGTATTTGCTCGGTCTAAATTTGCTGACAGCACTTAGCTTTGCGTATGCCATGCGCTATTACGCGCTGCTACGTTTTCTGTTTATCGCATTTGTGATCGTGATTTCGATCAGCAGCATGATGCAGTTTATTCATCACTCTAAGCTGATCTATTTAACTTCTTCAGTTGTTTTACCGACAGGTGCCGCATTTTATTTTTATAGGAAACATCAGGCGCTAGAAGCCATTCTTCTCATTGCAGGTTTGGCTGCCAGTGTGAGCTTATGGGTATTTGAACTGGTTGAAAATCAACTGACCAATTCAGCTACTGGACTATTTGTGCTAGCTGTGCTGATTTTTGGCTGGTTTGCCTTAATTAGTTTTGCTTTAAATAGAATTTTTCCACAAACCAAATTTTCTGTGATTCCTCTGGCACTCGGTGCCTGGATTTCGGGGATTATTCTTGCAGTCCTGTTACTGACTTACTGGGAAGCATTTTCGATTTTAATGGGGATCATTTTTATAGGCATCGCCTGGAAACTGCTGGGTCAGCAGGCTTCAGTTTTTATGCACCAGTTTGCCTATTGCTTGTGGATCTGTGGTCAGGCAGCAGTTTTAATTCATACAGAACTGCTGACCGACAGTATGGTTGTAGTCTGGCTGCTGCAATTATTAATGCTGGGGCTTACTACCATCAAACGGATGCACTGGTCTATTTTGACCCTACAGCTGCTGATGACGCATGCATTAGCAATCGTGGTTCTGGTCTTAGAGAATTCTTTTAAACATGATGACATGGTGATCAGTATCATACTCAGCTTGAACTATGTCATTTTCATCGGAATATTCCTAACAGCGCGTTATTGGCAATCTTCGCATTATCAGAAAAGTATCTTTCTCTGGATGATTGCCATGCTGACAGGTTCAGCGGTGGTTCAGGCGGTGACCGGATTAGAGCACTGGCACAGCATTGGACAGATCAGCTTTGACCAAGTCCTGTTATTTTATATTCTTCCGAGCTTATTGTTGTTCAGTTTTATTTGGCAAAACTGGCAACAATTTTCTGAAAAATGGCTCTGGTTAATTCCGGTTCTGGGTTTATTACTGATCCTGCTGGGCTATTTTGAAATTTTTATCATTATGCTGCTCATGGCCTGGGCTGTAGTCTATCAGCAACGACTGATGCAAGCTCTGTCGATTTTATTGCTGATCTTCTGGTTATGGATGCTGTATTACAATCTGGGGCTGAGTTTCCTGGTAAAGAGCCTAACGATTTTCATCTCAGGTCTTATGGTTTGGTGCATGGTCTATGGCTTAAAGCAGGTAAGGATTAGACCTGGTCAGGAGGAAACTGCATGA
- a CDS encoding IS4-like element ISAbe18 family transposase: MSHQNTVFHELIKPVVRQDFEQLAKVHHVGQKFRAASRWDQFIAILMSQFSCRQSLRDIQSNLECQQEKLSHLGAKSIPRSTLARINEQQPAALYQQLFYKLLKYYEHSKVAHKFRFKNPLYSLDASHIDLSLSLCEWAKVHDSKASMKLSIGLNHSNDIPEFVAVENGKENDMVQGRKFQFPAGSIVVFDKGYVDYQWYANLTAQNIGFVTRFRPKSVYQVIRQHPVLESKGILKDETIQLNSAHALKRKAPVLRRIEYRDQQSGKHFSFLSNNFHLAASTIAAIYKDRWKVELFFKAIKQNLKLKAFLGRSRNAIQTQIWIAMIAYLLVSFAQHLGKTGWTVQRLLRIIQVNLFERRTLKALFSPDKIPIKQEEAQMSFLL, from the coding sequence TTGTCACATCAGAATACCGTATTTCATGAGCTAATTAAACCTGTTGTGCGACAGGATTTTGAACAACTTGCTAAAGTACACCATGTTGGACAGAAATTTAGAGCGGCTTCCCGGTGGGATCAGTTTATTGCCATATTGATGTCTCAATTCTCTTGTAGGCAAAGTCTGAGAGATATTCAATCCAATTTGGAGTGCCAACAGGAAAAGCTAAGTCATCTCGGAGCAAAGTCTATTCCCCGAAGCACGCTGGCACGAATCAATGAGCAGCAGCCTGCTGCCTTGTATCAACAGCTATTTTACAAGTTGCTTAAATACTATGAACACTCGAAAGTAGCTCATAAATTTCGCTTTAAGAATCCCTTGTATTCCTTGGATGCCAGTCATATTGACCTGTCGCTTTCCTTATGTGAATGGGCCAAAGTTCACGACTCAAAAGCCAGCATGAAACTCAGCATAGGATTGAATCACAGCAATGATATTCCTGAGTTTGTTGCAGTTGAAAATGGCAAAGAAAATGACATGGTACAAGGCCGCAAATTCCAGTTTCCTGCTGGCAGCATTGTAGTTTTTGATAAAGGCTATGTCGATTACCAATGGTATGCAAATCTGACTGCTCAAAACATTGGATTTGTCACACGTTTTAGGCCTAAATCTGTGTATCAGGTGATCCGGCAACATCCAGTGCTTGAATCCAAAGGTATTCTAAAAGATGAAACCATTCAGCTGAATAGCGCACATGCCCTAAAAAGAAAAGCCCCAGTGTTAAGAAGAATTGAATATAGAGATCAGCAAAGTGGCAAGCACTTTAGCTTTCTCAGCAATAACTTTCATTTAGCCGCCTCCACCATTGCGGCGATTTATAAAGATCGTTGGAAAGTTGAGCTGTTCTTTAAGGCGATTAAGCAGAATCTCAAATTAAAAGCGTTTCTAGGCCGCAGCAGGAACGCAATTCAGACACAAATCTGGATTGCGATGATCGCCTATTTATTGGTGAGTTTCGCTCAACATTTAGGGAAAACAGGTTGGACAGTTCAACGTTTACTCAGAATAATTCAAGTGAATTTGTTTGAAAGAAGAACTTTAAAAGCTTTATTTTCACCCGATAAAATACCCATAAAACAAGAGGAAGCTCAAATGAGCTTCCTCTTGTGA
- a CDS encoding YecA/YgfB family protein, with the protein MSALDLDLLSEYLDGDQNEHGLDFAATHGFLCAIAVGPKFDKWLDELFDSNQKKVPAEIITQVQAWLESIRQSLANEEGITFPFEIEEADTESSLGDWSVGFVDAMFLNEDAWFTEEFEEQLVDLTLPIMVFSGIDDEDPQMETFRRNGQLMDELAEEIPENLNELYLMYHTPE; encoded by the coding sequence ATGAGTGCTTTAGATTTAGACCTGTTGAGTGAATATCTAGATGGTGACCAAAATGAACATGGTCTAGATTTCGCGGCAACCCATGGTTTCTTATGTGCTATTGCAGTAGGCCCAAAATTCGACAAATGGTTAGACGAACTTTTTGATAGTAATCAAAAGAAAGTGCCTGCAGAAATCATCACTCAGGTGCAAGCATGGTTAGAGTCTATTCGTCAAAGCTTAGCCAATGAAGAAGGGATTACGTTCCCGTTTGAAATTGAAGAAGCAGATACTGAATCAAGCTTGGGTGACTGGAGTGTGGGCTTTGTAGACGCCATGTTCCTAAACGAAGACGCTTGGTTTACTGAAGAATTTGAAGAACAACTGGTGGATTTAACCCTGCCAATCATGGTCTTCAGCGGCATTGATGATGAAGATCCACAAATGGAAACTTTCCGTCGCAATGGTCAGTTAATGGATGAACTTGCAGAAGAAATTCCAGAAAACTTAAATGAATTGTATCTGATGTATCACACTCCAGAATAA
- a CDS encoding YbeD family protein, translating to MLDRTPSRELQEHLWVFPMDYPIKLIGLAGDELRHAVIEIFLKHFPDFEGDSVSITPSRTGKYHSITAQLRFLELEQVHAVYADLAACPLIKTAL from the coding sequence ATGTTAGACCGTACACCATCTCGTGAACTTCAAGAACATCTTTGGGTTTTCCCTATGGATTATCCGATTAAACTGATTGGCCTTGCGGGTGACGAATTACGCCACGCTGTCATCGAGATTTTTTTAAAACATTTTCCAGATTTTGAAGGTGATAGCGTAAGTATTACGCCATCGCGTACTGGCAAATATCATTCCATTACCGCACAACTGCGCTTTCTGGAACTGGAGCAGGTGCATGCTGTGTATGCAGATTTAGCCGCCTGCCCGCTGATTAAAACGGCACTCTAA
- a CDS encoding GDYXXLXY domain-containing protein: MKKFLPLILAGFSILLFVGLILKHEHHLVNSQSIFVELAPVDPRSILQGDYMVLNYDLHFSAVAAGNGSEQPVSDIKIEDFKNQSHVMSYVQLDQQRRVIKTSFDRSALNQSERVARLMLKNPRNTFEALYPAANSFMFPEGLEPCYRNAKFAELKVKENGKALLFDLLDQQLKPLNCESSKSWREGS, encoded by the coding sequence ATGAAAAAGTTTCTTCCTCTGATTCTGGCCGGATTCAGTATTCTGCTCTTTGTGGGATTGATCCTGAAACATGAACATCATTTAGTGAACAGCCAGTCCATTTTCGTCGAGTTGGCACCAGTCGATCCGCGTTCGATCCTGCAAGGGGATTATATGGTACTGAACTATGATCTGCATTTTAGCGCAGTGGCAGCGGGGAATGGTTCCGAACAGCCTGTTTCTGACATAAAGATTGAAGATTTTAAAAATCAATCACATGTAATGAGTTATGTGCAGCTGGATCAGCAGCGCAGAGTTATTAAAACCAGTTTTGATCGAAGTGCACTCAATCAATCGGAACGTGTAGCCCGATTAATGCTGAAAAACCCACGCAATACTTTTGAGGCTTTGTATCCTGCTGCTAACAGTTTCATGTTCCCCGAGGGTCTGGAGCCTTGTTATCGTAACGCCAAATTTGCAGAGCTGAAAGTGAAGGAAAATGGCAAGGCCTTGTTATTTGATTTGCTGGATCAACAATTAAAACCCTTAAACTGTGAAAGCTCTAAAAGCTGGCGAGAGGGCAGTTAA
- a CDS encoding ABZJ_00895 family protein produces MSHYLKYFATVYLTLVLLVGIFIYVFNLGAILLIPALIASAFLSARYFVKKELRLPTQQEKSKLVWGSTIIAMTFGFIFLVVVIWMNPQTDEIYRTITYTGRGTNSFLVAASIALHALLFHIAYNAYARYSLTKRTGLERK; encoded by the coding sequence ATGTCGCATTATCTTAAATATTTTGCCACCGTTTATCTGACCTTGGTTCTATTGGTAGGCATATTCATCTATGTATTCAATCTGGGCGCCATTCTGCTGATTCCTGCCCTGATTGCTTCTGCCTTTCTCAGTGCCCGATACTTTGTTAAGAAAGAACTTCGTTTGCCGACTCAGCAAGAGAAAAGCAAACTGGTCTGGGGCTCCACTATTATTGCCATGACATTCGGGTTTATCTTTTTAGTTGTGGTCATCTGGATGAACCCGCAGACAGATGAGATTTATAGAACCATCACCTATACAGGAAGAGGAACAAATTCATTCCTGGTAGCTGCAAGCATTGCCTTACATGCCTTGCTGTTTCATATCGCCTACAATGCTTATGCACGCTATAGTCTGACGAAGCGTACAGGCTTGGAAAGAAAATAG
- a CDS encoding DedA family protein, with amino-acid sequence MNLTEWIISVMEQLGYWGIALLMFLDNVFPPIPSEIIMPSAGYSASQGELILVGVIMSGCIGSLLAAALLYWIGYKFNHDSIFKFVDRYGKYLFIKSEDVKKSLSWFEHYGHRIVFFGRMIPAVRSLISIPAGMSHMPFWKFMFYSALGTIIWTTFLACVGFYFGENQQLMQQIFSKVSYVIIAIVAVIIIWIFYRRQQRKNRPS; translated from the coding sequence ATGAATCTGACCGAATGGATTATTTCCGTCATGGAGCAACTGGGCTACTGGGGCATTGCCCTGCTTATGTTCCTAGACAATGTCTTCCCGCCAATTCCTTCCGAAATTATTATGCCTTCCGCGGGCTATTCAGCCTCTCAGGGCGAGTTAATACTCGTCGGGGTAATCATGTCCGGCTGTATCGGCTCCCTGCTGGCAGCCGCCTTGCTGTACTGGATTGGCTATAAATTTAACCATGATTCTATTTTTAAATTTGTCGATCGTTATGGCAAATATTTATTTATTAAATCAGAAGATGTAAAAAAATCATTGAGTTGGTTTGAGCATTATGGTCACCGGATTGTGTTCTTTGGCCGCATGATTCCTGCCGTCCGCTCGCTGATCAGCATTCCTGCCGGCATGAGTCATATGCCCTTCTGGAAATTCATGTTCTATAGCGCACTTGGAACCATCATCTGGACCACATTTCTGGCCTGTGTCGGATTTTATTTTGGCGAAAACCAGCAGTTGATGCAGCAAATTTTTAGTAAAGTCAGTTATGTGATTATTGCCATTGTTGCGGTAATTATTATCTGGATTTTCTACCGTAGACAGCAGCGTAAAAATCGTCCATCCTGA
- a CDS encoding DUF1289 domain-containing protein, which translates to MSSDRRIASLTPCAGRCSTVFGDAVCRGCRRFNHEVIHWNAYSAEQHRAVWQRLDAQLDQILVPLLPHADLVKVQAFVLSKRVRLRDDASKGRKLYHALKLCEKNRHLTDESGLGIHYKQVRPIWDEFERRVLALAKASYDLAFLRADGMSQHLIQMEEEDE; encoded by the coding sequence TTGAGTTCAGATCGTCGTATTGCGTCTTTAACCCCATGTGCAGGGCGTTGTTCGACCGTATTTGGTGATGCGGTATGTCGTGGTTGCCGCCGTTTTAATCATGAAGTGATTCACTGGAATGCGTATAGTGCCGAGCAGCATCGAGCTGTGTGGCAACGCCTGGATGCACAGCTGGATCAGATTCTGGTGCCGCTGTTACCGCATGCCGATCTTGTCAAAGTGCAGGCCTTTGTGCTGTCGAAACGGGTGCGGTTGCGTGATGATGCCAGTAAAGGGCGTAAGCTCTACCATGCATTAAAATTGTGTGAAAAAAACCGGCATTTGACTGATGAGAGTGGCCTAGGCATTCATTACAAACAAGTACGTCCAATTTGGGATGAATTTGAACGTCGAGTATTGGCATTGGCAAAAGCCAGTTATGATCTGGCATTCTTGCGTGCTGATGGGATGAGTCAGCATCTGATCCAGATGGAAGAAGAGGACGAGTAG
- a CDS encoding LysE family translocator, translating into MNITEYLLYCLAVVIMIATPGPVMLLVASAGLKGGYKHALQTIFGTNFASLVLIGLSILSLKGLLVVNENWLNGIKLLGCLYIAWLGIQIFREVWQGQGSTGPQNLQPLQGGFRTGFLVGISNPKDIIFFAAFFPQFIGISPNLDLSLVILTISWIVLDFLTLSLVYLGFQRLSRSQLYPHLLGLCGLILLMVALYGIYSIFS; encoded by the coding sequence GTGAATATTACCGAATATCTGCTGTATTGTCTGGCCGTAGTAATCATGATCGCGACGCCCGGACCAGTAATGTTACTGGTCGCTAGTGCTGGGCTCAAAGGCGGCTATAAGCATGCCTTGCAGACTATTTTCGGGACTAACTTTGCCTCACTGGTTCTGATTGGTTTATCCATTCTCAGTCTAAAAGGTCTTCTGGTTGTTAACGAAAATTGGCTGAATGGCATTAAGCTACTTGGCTGTTTGTATATTGCCTGGCTGGGAATTCAGATTTTCAGGGAAGTCTGGCAAGGGCAGGGATCAACTGGACCACAAAACCTGCAGCCCTTACAGGGTGGCTTTCGTACCGGTTTTCTGGTAGGTATTTCTAATCCCAAGGATATTATTTTCTTTGCCGCCTTTTTTCCGCAATTTATAGGCATTAGCCCAAACCTCGATTTAAGCTTGGTGATTCTGACAATTAGCTGGATTGTTCTGGATTTTCTCACCCTGTCACTGGTGTATCTGGGTTTTCAGCGATTATCTCGGTCTCAGCTTTATCCGCATTTACTTGGGCTATGTGGCTTGATCTTGTTAATGGTTGCACTGTATGGGATTTATTCCATCTTCAGTTAA